A stretch of DNA from Microlunatus capsulatus:
CCGCCCGGCGTCGGCCGTGCCCGCACCGGGCCGGCCGGACCGGTCAGCGCAGGACGAGGGCGATGACGACGGCGACGAGGAAGAGCCCGAGCAGGGTCGTCCCGACGATCCCGAGCAGGCGAGCCGCCCGCAGCAGCGCGCCGGGCCGGTACCGCCCCGGTGCGGCCGCCACCTCGCGCAGCCCCCGGCGGGCGAGGACCCAGGCCAGCGGGGCCAGCAGCCCGAGCCCGGACAGCCCGAGCACCCCCAGGACCAGGCTGGTCACGGCGAGCGGGTGCTCCGTCTGGGCCGCGCCGGGACGGCCGTCGGGACCGCCGACCGGGTCGCGGGAGCGCCGCTGGGAGAGCACGACGACCAGCACGACGACGGCGGCCGGCAGCAGCACGACCAGCACGACCAGCGCGACGACGACCAGCTCCTCCGGCCCGAGGCCGTTCACCCGTCCCCCCGGACGTCACCGGCGCGCGCCACGTCAGAGCCGCCGTTCCAGGCAGACCGAGGTCGCGCTGTCCTGGTAGGGCGGGAAGCGCGCGACGGGGGTGAACCCGTGGCGGCGGTAGAAGGCCAGCGCCGCCGCCTGGCGGTCGCCCGTCTCCAGCCTGAGCACGCCGAGCCGGAGCTCCGCCGCCCGCGCCAGCAGCGCCGTCATCAAGCCGTCCGCGACCCCGCGCCCGCGCCACGGGGGGCTGACGAAGAACCGCTTGAGCTCCCCCACGCCGTCGGTCTGCGGCTCGAGCCCCGCCACCGCGACGAGGTCGGCCCCGACCCGGGCGCCCACGAGGTGCACGCCGCTGCGCTCGATCTGCTCGACGGAGTAGCCGAAGGTCTGCTCGGCGCTGTAGCCGCCGGTCGCGAGCTCGGCGGTCAGGGCCGCCAGCAGTTCCTGCACGTCGGGCTCGCGCGCGCTGACCGCTCCCACCACCCACGCCGCAGACCCGTCGACCACCCCCGCACGGTAGCCGCCCCCGCGCCGGCGTCCGGTCCTAGGCTCGACCCCGGGCGCCACCGGGGCGCCGGGCGGAGGAGGCGGCGTGGTCGACGCGGAGTTCGGGCACCCACGGCTGGCCGCCGTCTACGACGCCCTCGACCCCGACCGCTCCGACCTGCTGCCCTACCTCGACCTCGTCGCCGCGCTCGGGGCCCGCCGGGTGCTCGACGTCGGCTGCGGGACCGGGACCTTCGCGCTGCTGCTGGCCGCACGCGGGCTCGACGTCGTCGGCGTCGACCCCGCGGCGGCCTCGCTCGCCGTGGCCCGGGCCAAGCCGGGGGCCGAGCGGGTGCGCTGGGTCGAGGGCGACGCCCGCGCGCTGCGCCTGGACGACCGGGACGTCGCGACCATGACGGCCAACGTGGCGCAGGCCGTCGACGACCCGCAGGACTGGGCGGCGACGCTCCGCGCCCTGCACGCCGCGCTGGTGCCGGGCGGGGTGCTGGTGCTGGAGACCCGGGACCCGGCGGCGCGCGCCTGGGAGGAGTGGACCCGGGAGGCGACGCTGCGGACCGCCGACGTCGCCGGCGCCGGCCCGGTGACCACCTGGACCGAGGTCACCGCCGTCGAGGGTCCGCTGGTGAGCTTCCGCTCGACCTGGCGCTTCGCCGCCGACGGCGCGGTGCTGACCTCGGACTCGACGCTGCGGTTCCGGACCCGCGACGAGGTGGCCGAGGACCTGGGGCGCGCCGGCTTCACCGTGGTCGACGTCCGGGACGCGCCCGACCGCCCGGGCCGCGAGCTGGTCGTGGTGGCCCGCCGCGACGCCGGACCCGTCGACGCCGGAGCCGTCCGGCCCTAGCATCGCCGGGGTGCGGGTGGTGGTCGAGGTCGGCGGCTGGCAGCACGCGTGCTGCGGGCCCGCCTACGAGCGGGACGCCGTCGTCGAGGTCACCTGCCTGGTCGTGCCGGGCGTCGAGGGCGGCCCACCGCGCCACGTCGAGACCCACCACGAGCTGACCACCCGGCACCCGCGGGTGACGCTGCGCGGACGGGTCGTGGACGTCGCCGTCCAGCACCCCGACGGGGAGGTCGAGCCGGTCCTCCGGCTGCCCGGGGGGCGGGCCCTGCGCGGGTACGACGACACCGACGACGGTCACCTGGAGCAGCCCTGGACCGGGCTGCCCGTGACCGCCGACTCGGAGCTGTTCCTGGTGACCCTCGAGACCTGACCCGGGCCCGTCGGTCAGCCGAGCCCGCGCTCCCAGCGCCGCAGCCAGGGCAGGATCGCCACCAGGTCGTCGGCGTCCAGGACGTCGGAGGCGGCCTCCCGCGCCGCCGCGCCGGCGTTGAGCGCCAGGGACGTGGGCAGCGCGCGGAACAGCGGCAGGTCGGAGCGGCTGTCGCCGACCGCGCAGCAGTGCGCGAGCGGGACCCCGCGGACGGCCGCGAGCGCCAGCGCCCCGTCGCGCTTGTCGTGCTCGTCGAACGCCTCGGCCACGGTCCCGTCGTAGTGCGACCCGGTCATGCCCACCCGCGGCCCGCCGTCGGCGGTGAAGCCGTAGCGGCGGGCGAGGAAGGCCCCGACCGGCTGCCACGCGAGCGACGCGAGCACCGGTTCCACGTGGTGCTCGCGGCACCACGCGAGCACCGGCTCGACGCCCGGGATCACCGGCAGGTCCGCCAGCCAGCCGTCGACCTCCGCCGGCGTGGCGCCCGCCCACCCGGCGGCGTCGACGGCGCAGACCTCCTGGTTCGTCAGCTCGCCGCGGGCGTAGCGCTCCTCGGCCCGGTCCAGCGCGGGCTGGTGGCCGAGGTGCGACGCGAGGTAGCTGCTCGACGAGCCGCCGGGGACGAGCGTCCCGTCGACGTCGAAGAACACGAGCCCGCGCGGCCGCTCCCCACCGGGACCCTGCTCCGGCGGCGGGCTCACCGGACGGCCGGGTCCACGGTCAGCGTCCCGGCCGGGACGTCGAGCATGGCGCTGGTGCCGAGCGGGACGGAGGCGGGGTTGAGGCCGTGCCCGACGGGCAGCCCGCCGAGGACGGGCACGCCGAGCGGGGCGAGCCAGTGCCGCAGCACGTCGGCGAGCGTCGTCCCGCTGGCGGTGGTGGTCTCGAACTCGCCGAACGTGCCCAGGGCGACGCCGTGCAGCTGGCCCAGCAGGCCGGTGTGCGCGAGCTGGGCGAAGCAGCGGTCGATCTGGCCGAGCCCGGTGCCGTGGTGGTCCTCCACCAGCAGGATCGCCCCCGCGAGCGAGGGCAGCCCCCAGCCCACCGCCCGGCTCACGCTGTCGAGGTGACCGCCCACCAGCACGCCCGTCGCCCAGCCGCCGGTGCTGAGCTGCGCCGTGTACTCCCCCGGGTCGCTGCGGACCACCACGGGCTCCGGCTCCATCAGGCTCCGCCGCAGCGCCTCGGTGCAGTCCGCGTCGTAGTACTCGTCGGTCCAGTTGACGAAGGGGCCGTGCACCGGTCCCGGCACCCCGGCCCGCAGTAGGGCGAGGTGCACGAAGGTGATGTCGCTGAACCCGACGACGGGCTTGGGGTGCGCGCGCGCCGCGGCGACGTCGAGGTGGGCCGCGATGCGGTAGGCGCCCTTGCCGCCGGTGGTGGCGAAGACGGCGCGGACGCCGGGGTCGCGCAGCGCCGCGTCGAGGTCGGCGAGCCGGACGGCGTCGGGGCCGGCCGTGTAGCCGGTGCGGTCGAAGACGTGCTCGCCCAGCTCGACCTGGAGCCCCCAGCCGCTGACCACCTCGGCCCCCCGGGCGACCGCCTCCCGCGTCGGCGGGCTCGCGGGCGAGACGAACCGGACGCGGTCACCGGGCACCAGGCGGGGAACGGGCACCCGCCGAGACTGCGCCACCCGGCCGTCCCCACGGGTGAGGCGCGCGGACGGCGGGTGACGCGGGACGGACCGTCAGCTGTTGTTCGAGCAGTAGCGCACCTTCGTCGACGTCGTCACGTACGTCGCGCTCACCCAGCGGCCGGCACTGGTCAGGTACCACTTCTGGGCGCCCGAGCCGGTGTAGCACTGCACGCGGAGCTTCGCGCCCTTGGCGTAGGTGCCGGCGCTGGCGTCGGCGGTGCTGGGGCCGACCCGCTTCTTGAGCGCCGTCTTCGTCTTCGCCGCGAACGTCCCGTCGCTCGGGTCGCAGGGCTCGGGGCCGGGGCCGACGTTGCGGACGTAGCGCGCCGACACCCAGTTGGCGTCGCCCTCGCCGTTGACCAGGTACCAGCGCGGGTTGCCGCCGACGACGGGCCCGCTCACCTTGCAGTCCAGGGTCACCTCGGAGCCCTGCGGGTAGGTGTAGTTGTCCGGGGCGTGGGTGCTGGGCCGGAGGTGGCCCACCAGCCCGCCCTTCGCGACGACGACCCCGCGCGCGGGCTCGTCGCCCGGGGCCGCGCTGGCGGTGGTCAGGGGCAGGACGGTGGTCGCGGTGACGGCGGTGGTGGCGGCCAGCGCCAGGACGGTCCTCACGGTGGTGCGGTTCATCTCAGGTCCTTCCGGGACAGCGCCGTCCCTGTCGAGCAGCGCCTGGTGACCGGGAGGAGCAGCGGACGGGCCGGCCTGATACACCGGCGCGCCGGCCGGTGCGGACCCGGGGAGCACGATGGCGGCATGACGACCGTCCTCCTCACCGGCGCCACCGACGGCATCGGCCGCGCCACCGCCGCCCTGCTGCTGTCCCGCGGCCACGACGTCCTCGTGCACGCCCGCAGCGCGGAGCGCGGCGCCCCCGTCCTCACCGAGCTCGCCGACCGGCCCGGCACGGCCCGGCTGGTGACCGGCGACCTCTCGCGGCCCGACGAGGTGCACGCGCTCGCGGCGCAGGTGCGGGAGGCGGGCGGCGTCGACAGCCTGGTGCACAACGCCGGCGTCTGGGTCCGCGGGGCCACGCCGGCCCGGACGGCCGACGGCGTCGAGACGACGCTGGCCGTCAACGTGCTGGCCCCGCACCTGCTGACGGCCCTGCTCGGCGACGCCGTCCGCGACCGCGTGGTCTGGCTCGGCTCGGGGATGGCCGGCTCGGGGCGCCCGGACCCGGAGCGCCTCGGCGAGGTGACCGACCCGCAGCAGGCCTACCGGGACAGCAAGGCCTGCGACGTCGCGCTGGCCGTGGCCTGGGGGCGGCGGCGTCCCGACCTCGCCTCGGCGGCCCTCGACCCGGGCTGGGTGCCGACGAAACTCGCGAGCCCGGGCGCGACCGGACGGGTGCAGGACTCGGCCGAGTCCCTCGCCTTCTGCGCGCTGCCGGTGGCCGAGGGCGGCGCCGACCTCGCCACCGCCCCCTGCTGGAAGGGCCACGGCCCGGCCCGGCTGCCCGGACGGCTGCGCGACGACGCCCTCGTCGACGCCCTGGCCGCCGCCTGCGACCGGCTCACCGGGTTGGGGGACTGACGGGCCGGGTCAGCGGATGGCGCAGCGCGTCCGCCCTCCCCGGCGCGACGCGCACCGGACCCGCCGTCAGGCCGCGGCGAGCGGCGGGCGCCGACCGGTGTGGCCGACGAGGAACAGCGCGAGGGTGGCCAGCCCGAGGGCCGCGCCGACCAGCGGCACGAGGTCGGCGCCGGGCAGCCCGCCGACCCCGCCGAGCGCCGCCCCGCCCAGCAGCGGGGCGAGGGCGATGCCGACGTACATCGCCGTCGAGTACCAGGACAGCGCGATGCCGGCGGTGGCCGGGTCGATGCTCACCAGCCGGTGCTGGACCGGGATCACGGCGGCGAACGCGACGGCGCCCCAGACGACGAAATCCAGCGCCAGCGCGGGGTAGGAGCCCTGCAGCAGCGGCACCAGGGCCAGCGCGACGACCTGGGCCCCGAGGGCGACGGCCACCATCAGCCGGCTGCCCAGCCGGTCGGTCAGCCGGCCCGCGAGCGCGGTGCCGAGCACGCCGCCGGCCCCGAAGGCCAGCAGCAGGACGGCGAGGAGCCGGCTCGAGCCGCCCGTCGCCTGCGCCGTGGCGGCCGCCGAGAAGATGTAGACGACGTTGAACGACGCCGTCAGCAGCAGGGCCGAGCCGAGGGTGAGCACCACCGCCCTCGAGCGCAGCACCCGGAGCCGGGCGGCGACCCCGGCGACCGGCCCCCGGGGGACGTCGCGGACCACGAGCAGCAGGGCCACCGCGAGGGCCGCGCCGACCCCGGCCAGCACGCCGAGGGGCAGCCGCCAGCTACCCGATCCCGCGAGCGCGGTCCCCGCCGGCGAACCCACGGCGATGGCGAGGGTGAAGCCCAGCCCGGCGACGGCCAGGGCGCGGCCCCGCTGCTCGGGCGGCAGCAGGGACGGGGCGGCGGCCGTGGCCGCCGGCACCAGGACCGCTCCCCCGACGGCCGCCAGCACCCGGCCCAGCTCGAACACGAGGAGGCTGCTCGCGACGGCCGTCGTCGCCGTGCCGACGGCGATGACCCCCAGCGCGAGGGCCATCAGCCGGCCGCGGTCGCGGTGGGCGAGCAGGATCGAGAGCACCGGCGACCCGACCGCCACCACGACGGCGTAGAGGGTGATCGTGTAGCCCACCCGGGCGTCGGTGGTCCCCAGCCCGAGGGCGATCTGCGGCAGCACGCCGGCGATGACGAAGGCGTTGGTGCCGACCACGAAGAGCGCCGCGGCGAGCAGCCCGAGCCGCACCCCGACGAGTCGGCCCGGGTACGATGGTTCGACGGTGGTCATACCGTGACCGTACCCCGCGGTTCGACGACTGTCGAACCGATCTTGAGGTGAGGAGCCCGCCGTGACCGACCAGCCCGTCCCCGACGTGGCCGACCTCGACCTGGTCCAGGTGCTACGCGCCCTCGCCGACCCGACGCGGCTCGACATCGTCACCGTGCTCGCCGACGGCCGGCCCCACCCCAAGCGGGTCGACGCGTGGGGCACGGGCGTCACGAAGTCGACGATGTCGCACCACTTCAAGGTGCTGCGCGAGGCGGGCCTGACCCGCACGCTGGTGGAGGGCCGGGCGCAGTTCTGCGAGCTCCGGCGCGCCGACCTCGACGCCCGCTTCCCGGGCCTCGTCGAGGCGCTGACCAGGACCGGGCCGATGGGCGACGGGCGGCCGGCGGTCCGCACCGACGTCGTCCGGGACCACCTGGCGCGGACCGCGGAGGACCGGTCCGAGGACCCGCCGACCACGAGCTAGGCCGACTCACGCCCGCAGGCAGCAACTGCGGGAAGACGACAGCGGGGAGCCGGTCCGGGCTGTCGTCCTCCCGCAGTTGCTCGCCTCCGCTTCCGCCGCTCCCTGAGCCTGTCGAAGGGCCCCGTCGCACCGGCGAGTGCTGAGAAGGTGCAGAGAAGACGGGCCCAGACGTGCCTCTCTTCAGCACTCGCACCGGCCACGGCTCGGCCTGCGTCGAGGTAAGGGGTCGGCCGGCTTGCGCGAGCAGAGCCGTCCTGCTCGACGTCTTCAGCTCGGACGAGCGTTCACCTGGGTCACGCCCCGCGCCAGTTCACCGACCGCGCGCGGGAACTGCGGGGAGACGACAGGCGGGAGCCGCTCGGAGCTGTCGGCTCTCCGCAGTTCAGCCCACCCAGGCCCGGGGCGCCGGGCCCGACACGACGCGATCGGTCCCCCGACCGCCCGACATTCGCCAGACTGGGCGCATGTCGCCCCTGCCCACCTCCCGCGAGGTCAGCCACGCCGCCCTGCTGCAGGTGCTGCGCCAGGTCGGCCCGACGACCCGCGCGGAGCTGGAGCGGACCACCGGGCTCGGCCGCAAGATCGTCTCCGAGCGCGTCCAGGAGCTGATGGCGCTCGGGCTGGTGTCCGAGGGCGAGCTGGCCCGCTCGACGGGGGGCCGGATGCCCCGGACCGTCGGGCTGCAGGCCGACCGGGGTCTGCTCGGCGTCGCCCAGATGAACCTGCACCAGACGACCGTGGCGCTGACCGAGCTGGACGGGACGGTGCTGGTCCGCGAGCAGCTCGCGCTGGGTGCGGCCGCCGGGCCGGAAGCCGTCTGCGACGGCATCGCGACGACGCTCCGGGGGCTGCTGGAGTCCAGCGGCCAGACCTCGGAACGGCTCTGGGCGGTCGGCGTCGGCGTGCTGGCGCCCGTCGACCGTGACCTCGGGCACGTCGCCCCCGGGCACCTCTTCGAGGGCACGGCGCTGGCCGGCTGGGACGGCTACCCGGTCCGGCAGCGGCTGGCCGACGCGCTCGAGCGCCCCGTCTGGGTGGACAACGAGGTGAACCTGATGGCGCTGGGCGAGCTGCGGTCCGGCCAGGCGCGCGGGGTCGACGACGTCGTCCTGGTGAAGCTCGGCCCGAGCATCGGCGGCGGTCTCGTCCTGGGCGGCCGGCTGCAGCACGGCGCCGCCGCCGCGGGCGAGATCGGCCACCTGGCCGTGCCCGGGGAGGAGCCGCGGCCTTGCTGGTGCGGCGGCCGCGGCTGCCTCTCGACTTTCGCGTCGACGGCCGCGCTCCTCGACGAGGCCCGCGCCGAGGGTGTGCCGCTCCCCGCCCCGGCGCAGGACCCGCAGCCCGCCGACGACGAGGACGCGGTCCGCGCGCTGGTCGCGGCCGCGGCCGACGGGCACCCGGGGGCCGTCCGGGTGCTGACCCGGGCCGGCGAGCGCACCGGGGCGGTGCTGGCCGGCGTCGTCACCCTGCTCAACCCCGCGCTCGTGCTGCTCAGCGGCACCCTGGTCGCCGAGGGCGACGTCGTCGTCGACGCCGTCCGGGCCGCCGTCGACGCCCGCGCCATGCGGGTGGCCACGGAGTCGCTCAGCCTGACCGTCTCGCCGCTGAGCGACACCGCCGGCCTGGTCGGGGCGGCGGCGATGGCGGCCGACGGCCTCTTCGGCCCGCGCGCGCTCGCCGTCTGGCTGGACGACGGCGCACCCCACCGGGACCGCGCCGCCCTCCAGGCCGCGGCCGCCGCCGACCGCTGACCCGGGCTCGGCCGCGCTCCCGGGCGACCCGGGCCGGCTCAGTCCTCGGTCGCCGCGAGGTGGCGGGCCAGGGCCTCCATCGCGTCAGCCAGCGCCTCCAGCTGGGCGGGGCTCAGCACGTCGGCGAAGTGGGTGCGCACGGTGCGGGAGTGGGCGGTCGTGGCCGCCAGGAAGACCGTCCGCCCCTGCTCGGTGATCACCACCTCCGAGCCGCGGCGGTCCGCGGCGTGCGGGCGCCGGCTCACCAGCCCCCGCCGCTCCATCCGGACGAGGTGGTGGGACAGCCGGCTCTGCTCCCAGCCGATCCGCTCCGCGAGCTCGGTGAGGCGGATGGTGCCCTCCCCCAGCTCGTGCAGGGTGACGAGCACCGGGTAGTCGCTGCCGGACAGCCCCGAGTCGGCGAGCAGCAGCTGGTCCGAGCGCCGGCGCAGCAGCGCGGTCGTCTCGATCAGCCCGCGCCAGGCCCGCAGCTCGAGGGGGTCCAGCTCCCACGACCCGGCCTCGGACTCCACCCCCGCAACCTAGCAACGCGCCGCGCGCTCGTCCGCCGCGCGCTCGTCCGCCGCCCGCGGCGGCAGGGTCCACCCCGCACGACCGATGCTTGACGTGTCATGTATCGCGCTCCTACGCTGCCCGCGCGGGCGGCTGCCCGCGGCGAGGACGACGGGGAGGACCGACGTGGCCACGATCGAGGAGCTCATGACGGCGCAGCTGCTGGAGGTGTTCGCCGAGCACGACCCGGAGCGGCGCCGGGCGGCGATCGCGCGCACATACACCCCGGGGGTGCAGTTCTTCGACCCCGACGACAGCCTCACCGGCCACGACGCCCTGCACGCCAAGGTGCAGCAGATCCTCGACGGGGCACCCGGCCTGGTCTTCGCCGCCGACGGCCCCGTCCGGGTCAACCACGACCTCGGGTACCTGGCGTGGACGCTGGCGCCCGAGGGGCAGCCGCCGGTGGTCCGCGGCCTCGACATCGCGCTGGTGGAGGACGGCCTCCTCGCCCGCGTCTACACGCTGCTGCAGACGCCGTGACCGCCGGCGGGCACCCGGTCCCCGACGGCGAGCTCGGCGTGCTGGGCGCCACCGGCCAGCAGGGCGGCGCCGTCGTCCGGGCCCTGCGCGCCCGGGGGGCGGGGGTCCGGGCGCTGGTCCGCGACGTCCACGACCCGCGGAGCCGGGCGCTGGCGGCCGACGGCGTCCACGTCGTGCGGGCCGACACCGACGACCCGGCCGGCCTGCCGGCGGCGATGGCGGGACTGCGCGGCCTGTTCGCCATGACGGTGTTCGCCGGCCACGGGCCCGAGGGCGAGGTCGTGCAGGGCCGGGCGGTCGTCGACGCGGCCGCCGCGGCCGGGGTGCCGCACGTCGTCTACAGCTCCGTCGGCGGTGCGGACCGGGGCTCCGGCGTGCCGCACTTCGCCAGCAAGTGGGCCGTCGAGGAGCACCTGCGGGCCTCGGGCGTGCCCGCGAGCGTCGTCCGGCCCGTCTTCTTCATGGAGAACTTCCTGGGCGCGCTGGCCCCGGCGCCCGGCGACGGGGACCTCGTCCTGCGCACCCCGCTCCGGCCCGGGGTGCCGCTGCAGATGATCGCCGTCGCCGACATCGGCGCGGTCGCCGCGGCCGCGCTGCTCGACCCGGCGCTGGTGCCGCCCGACGGGCTGGAGATCGGCGGCGACGAGCTGACGCCCGAGGCGGTCACCGAGGTGGTCGCCGCCCGGACCGGGACCACCTGCCGGCTGGCGACCGTCCCGCTCGCCGACGTCGGGGACGACGACAGCCGCGCCATGTTCGGCTGGCTCGGCACGCTGCCGGCCTACCGGGCCGACGTCGCCCGGACCCGCCGGCTGCAGCCCGCCCTGCAGACCTTCGACGACTTCGTGGCCGCCCGCACGGGCGCCGCTGCCCGACGGTGAGCGCCCCGGCCCCGCTGCTCGAGGCCCGCGGCGTCGGCAAGAGCTTCCCGGCCCAGGACGGCGCGGGGGCGGTGGAGGTGCTGCGCGACGTCACCCTCGCCGTCGCGCCGGGCGAGCTGGTCGCCGTCGTCGGGCCCAGCGGCTCGGGCAAGTCGACCCTGCTCTACTGCCTGGCCGGGCTCGAGCCGCTGACGACCGGGTCGGTGTCGGTGCTGGGCACCCCGCTGGCGGGCCTGCGGCCCCGCGCGCTGGCGGCGCTGCGCCGCGACCACGTCGGCTTCGTCTTCCAGTCCTACAACCTCATCACCTCCCTCCACGCCTGGGAGAACGTCGCGCTGCCCGCGCGGCTCGCCCGTGGGCGGGTCTCCCCCGCCGTCGTCGACGACGCCCTGCGGCGGGTCGGGCTCGCCGACCGCGCCCGCTACAAGCCCGCCGCCCTCTCCGGCGGCCAGCAGCAGCGGGTGGCGATCGCCCGGGTGCTGGCCAGCGGGCCCGACCTCGTCTTCGCCGACGAGCCGACCGGGGCGCTGGACACCGCCCGCGGCGCCGAGGTGCTCGCGCTGCTGCGAGAGGTCGTCGACCAGCACCGCTCCGTCGTCATGGTCACCCACGACCTGGAGGCGGCCGCGCGGGCGGACCGCGTCCTGGTCCTGCGCGACGGCCGGCTGCACGCCGAGCTGGTGCACCCGACCGCGGCCGAGGTCCTCGCCGCGGTCACCCGGGCCGAGCAGCCGGGCCCGGCCTGATGCTGCGCCTGGTGCTCGCCGACCTGCTGCAGCACGCCCGGGTCTGGCTCGGCGTCACCGTCGTCGCCGCCGCGGCCGCCCTGGTCCTCAGCACCGCCGCCGCCGACCTCGAGACGGCGGCCCGGACCGGCGGGGACGTCGGTCTGGCGCTCTACGCGATCGGCGGGCTCGTCGTGGCGACGACGACGGTGGCCGCCGTCGTCGTGCTGGCGTCGGCCGCCGACCTGACGGTGGTGCTGCAGCAGCGCAGCCACGCCCTGTGGCTGCTGCTCGGGATCAGCCCGGCCGCCGTCCGACGGGTGGTCCGGGCACAGCTCCTGCTGGCCGGGCTGGTCGGGGCCCTGGGCGGCACCGCGCTCGCCGTCCCCCTGCTGGCGCCCCTGTTCGCCCGCACGGTGGGGGCCGCACCCGGCTTGGGGATGGTCGAGGTCCGGTTCGGCGGGCTCAGCGCGGCCGCGGTCGTCGTGGTGGTCGTGGTCGTCGTCGGCCTCAGCGGCGGACGCAGCGCCCGACGGGCGTCCCGGGTCGCCGCCACCGCCGTGCTGCGCGACCCCGACCCGCCCGGCACCCGCGCGGGCGCGGGCCGGTGGGTGCTGGCGGTGGTCCTGCTCGGGGTCCTCGTCGCCGTGCTCGCCAGCCTCGGCGGCCGGCCCGCCGACCGGCTGCAGCCCCCGCTGCTGCTGACCGGTCTGCTGGTGGCCGGCGTGCTGGTC
This window harbors:
- a CDS encoding ArsR/SmtB family transcription factor, coding for MTDQPVPDVADLDLVQVLRALADPTRLDIVTVLADGRPHPKRVDAWGTGVTKSTMSHHFKVLREAGLTRTLVEGRAQFCELRRADLDARFPGLVEALTRTGPMGDGRPAVRTDVVRDHLARTAEDRSEDPPTTS
- a CDS encoding MarR family winged helix-turn-helix transcriptional regulator, coding for MESEAGSWELDPLELRAWRGLIETTALLRRRSDQLLLADSGLSGSDYPVLVTLHELGEGTIRLTELAERIGWEQSRLSHHLVRMERRGLVSRRPHAADRRGSEVVITEQGRTVFLAATTAHSRTVRTHFADVLSPAQLEALADAMEALARHLAATED
- a CDS encoding nuclear transport factor 2 family protein, whose protein sequence is MATIEELMTAQLLEVFAEHDPERRRAAIARTYTPGVQFFDPDDSLTGHDALHAKVQQILDGAPGLVFAADGPVRVNHDLGYLAWTLAPEGQPPVVRGLDIALVEDGLLARVYTLLQTP
- a CDS encoding HAD family hydrolase; the encoded protein is MSPPPEQGPGGERPRGLVFFDVDGTLVPGGSSSSYLASHLGHQPALDRAEERYARGELTNQEVCAVDAAGWAGATPAEVDGWLADLPVIPGVEPVLAWCREHHVEPVLASLAWQPVGAFLARRYGFTADGGPRVGMTGSHYDGTVAEAFDEHDKRDGALALAAVRGVPLAHCCAVGDSRSDLPLFRALPTSLALNAGAAAREAASDVLDADDLVAILPWLRRWERGLG
- a CDS encoding NmrA family NAD(P)-binding protein, with amino-acid sequence MTAGGHPVPDGELGVLGATGQQGGAVVRALRARGAGVRALVRDVHDPRSRALAADGVHVVRADTDDPAGLPAAMAGLRGLFAMTVFAGHGPEGEVVQGRAVVDAAAAAGVPHVVYSSVGGADRGSGVPHFASKWAVEEHLRASGVPASVVRPVFFMENFLGALAPAPGDGDLVLRTPLRPGVPLQMIAVADIGAVAAAALLDPALVPPDGLEIGGDELTPEAVTEVVAARTGTTCRLATVPLADVGDDDSRAMFGWLGTLPAYRADVARTRRLQPALQTFDDFVAARTGAAARR
- a CDS encoding class I SAM-dependent methyltransferase → MVDAEFGHPRLAAVYDALDPDRSDLLPYLDLVAALGARRVLDVGCGTGTFALLLAARGLDVVGVDPAAASLAVARAKPGAERVRWVEGDARALRLDDRDVATMTANVAQAVDDPQDWAATLRALHAALVPGGVLVLETRDPAARAWEEWTREATLRTADVAGAGPVTTWTEVTAVEGPLVSFRSTWRFAADGAVLTSDSTLRFRTRDEVAEDLGRAGFTVVDVRDAPDRPGRELVVVARRDAGPVDAGAVRP
- a CDS encoding SDR family NAD(P)-dependent oxidoreductase, producing the protein MTTVLLTGATDGIGRATAALLLSRGHDVLVHARSAERGAPVLTELADRPGTARLVTGDLSRPDEVHALAAQVREAGGVDSLVHNAGVWVRGATPARTADGVETTLAVNVLAPHLLTALLGDAVRDRVVWLGSGMAGSGRPDPERLGEVTDPQQAYRDSKACDVALAVAWGRRRPDLASAALDPGWVPTKLASPGATGRVQDSAESLAFCALPVAEGGADLATAPCWKGHGPARLPGRLRDDALVDALAAACDRLTGLGD
- a CDS encoding GNAT family N-acetyltransferase translates to MVDGSAAWVVGAVSAREPDVQELLAALTAELATGGYSAEQTFGYSVEQIERSGVHLVGARVGADLVAVAGLEPQTDGVGELKRFFVSPPWRGRGVADGLMTALLARAAELRLGVLRLETGDRQAAALAFYRRHGFTPVARFPPYQDSATSVCLERRL
- a CDS encoding ABC transporter ATP-binding protein, yielding MSAPAPLLEARGVGKSFPAQDGAGAVEVLRDVTLAVAPGELVAVVGPSGSGKSTLLYCLAGLEPLTTGSVSVLGTPLAGLRPRALAALRRDHVGFVFQSYNLITSLHAWENVALPARLARGRVSPAVVDDALRRVGLADRARYKPAALSGGQQQRVAIARVLASGPDLVFADEPTGALDTARGAEVLALLREVVDQHRSVVMVTHDLEAAARADRVLVLRDGRLHAELVHPTAAEVLAAVTRAEQPGPA
- a CDS encoding MFS transporter, yielding MTTVEPSYPGRLVGVRLGLLAAALFVVGTNAFVIAGVLPQIALGLGTTDARVGYTITLYAVVVAVGSPVLSILLAHRDRGRLMALALGVIAVGTATTAVASSLLVFELGRVLAAVGGAVLVPAATAAAPSLLPPEQRGRALAVAGLGFTLAIAVGSPAGTALAGSGSWRLPLGVLAGVGAALAVALLLVVRDVPRGPVAGVAARLRVLRSRAVVLTLGSALLLTASFNVVYIFSAAATAQATGGSSRLLAVLLLAFGAGGVLGTALAGRLTDRLGSRLMVAVALGAQVVALALVPLLQGSYPALALDFVVWGAVAFAAVIPVQHRLVSIDPATAGIALSWYSTAMYVGIALAPLLGGAALGGVGGLPGADLVPLVGAALGLATLALFLVGHTGRRPPLAAA
- a CDS encoding S66 peptidase family protein; this encodes MPVPRLVPGDRVRFVSPASPPTREAVARGAEVVSGWGLQVELGEHVFDRTGYTAGPDAVRLADLDAALRDPGVRAVFATTGGKGAYRIAAHLDVAAARAHPKPVVGFSDITFVHLALLRAGVPGPVHGPFVNWTDEYYDADCTEALRRSLMEPEPVVVRSDPGEYTAQLSTGGWATGVLVGGHLDSVSRAVGWGLPSLAGAILLVEDHHGTGLGQIDRCFAQLAHTGLLGQLHGVALGTFGEFETTTASGTTLADVLRHWLAPLGVPVLGGLPVGHGLNPASVPLGTSAMLDVPAGTLTVDPAVR
- a CDS encoding ROK family protein, encoding MSPLPTSREVSHAALLQVLRQVGPTTRAELERTTGLGRKIVSERVQELMALGLVSEGELARSTGGRMPRTVGLQADRGLLGVAQMNLHQTTVALTELDGTVLVREQLALGAAAGPEAVCDGIATTLRGLLESSGQTSERLWAVGVGVLAPVDRDLGHVAPGHLFEGTALAGWDGYPVRQRLADALERPVWVDNEVNLMALGELRSGQARGVDDVVLVKLGPSIGGGLVLGGRLQHGAAAAGEIGHLAVPGEEPRPCWCGGRGCLSTFASTAALLDEARAEGVPLPAPAQDPQPADDEDAVRALVAAAADGHPGAVRVLTRAGERTGAVLAGVVTLLNPALVLLSGTLVAEGDVVVDAVRAAVDARAMRVATESLSLTVSPLSDTAGLVGAAAMAADGLFGPRALAVWLDDGAPHRDRAALQAAAAADR